One window of the Pseudochaenichthys georgianus chromosome 21, fPseGeo1.2, whole genome shotgun sequence genome contains the following:
- the twist2 gene encoding twist-related protein 2 has translation MEEGSSSPVSPVDSLVTSEEELDRQQKSFPAKKRHSKKGSEDSSGSSPGPVKRVKKASPDSNQSFEDLQNQRCLANVRERQRTQSLNGAFSSLRKIIPTLPSDKLSKIQTLKLASRYIDFLCQVLQSDEMDQKMSSCSYVAHERLSYAFSVWRMEGAWSMSASH, from the coding sequence ATGGAAGAGGGCTCCAGTTCTCCGGTCTCCCCTGTGGATAGTCTGGTGACCAGCGAGGAGGAGCTGGACAGACAGCAGAAGAGCTTCCCGGCGAAGAAGAGACACAGCAAGAAGGGCAGCGAGGACAGTAGCGGCAGCAGCCCGGGCCCCGTGAAGCGGGTCAAGAAGGCGAGTCCGGACAGCAACCAGTCCTTCGAGGATCTGCAGAACCAGAGGTGCCTGGCCAACGTCCGGGAGAGGCAGCGGACTCAGTCTCTGAACGGGGCATTTTCGTCTTTGCGTAAAATCATCCCCACGCTGCCCTCGGACAAGCTGAGCAAGATCCAGACGCTGAAGCTCGCCTCCAGGTACATCGACTTCCTCTGTCAGGTGCTGCAGAGCGACGAGATGGACCAGAAGATGTCCAGCTGCAGCTACGTCGCGCACGAAAGACTCAGTTACGCGTTCTCCGTGTGGAGGATGGAGGGAGCCTGGTCTATGTCAGCATCTCACTAG